The genomic segment TCTCTTCAAAACCCGTCGGCAACAGGTGTTCATTTCACGTCCAGGTAAGAGTGAAACACCGACGCACTGCGCTGATCGCTGTGAGCTCCCCCCTCCTTTCCTACCATCCTCCCCCCACTGGCTGCTGCCGTTTCCGTGTTGAGTGTCACAAACTCGGACCGCATCAAAAGTTACTACCACACATATTATGGCTTTAATATTtgtggtgcccatttttaaaaagtgtttgcgCAATAAGAGCATGAAAGTTGgattgtgattgtttttgtaGTGTGCTTTAATCCCCATTGTTCCTCCCTTAGTGGTAACCACAAGAGGGTGTCGTTTACCTAACGTTGGAGGCCAAACCTggaaaacaagtgaaacattttggacctaaatgtccaaaaacatgacaaaaactaTAGAGCATATATTCTTACCAAGAGTGTGAAAGGGGGCTTTTAAGCATATGCCTAGGTGTCACCCATGTCTCAGTCGACAAttgcatgatttatttttatactgtggtttgaaatgaatgattttAGTTCTTAATATGCATTATCAAAATAGCTTCAGAAAAGGCTGCTACAGCCATGActctaaaacaaatacaacttattcaacattttcattttttatttgagatAAACATGTGTACAATAGATATATTCATGGATTTATTTGTTGTACTTTAACTGCtaattgttttgttgtgctaaaagatgaaaaaaataaaatgttttctttatttaaaaataccaTGTAGTCGGAGAAAGTAATTCATCTTTGGATAGTACTAGAAATACAATTTTTCATGATAAAACATAGCGTCCTGTCTTTTTCGTAATATAGACtagtaacaaaaaaatatttctttaaaattaaacaatacaATAGCATTGCATCTATGCAATAAACACTTTTTCTCAGTGTGTCAGCTCATGGtagcacatttacattcagtttcaGACACTTTCATCCAAAGTGACTCAAGTGAGGGACACAGACGGAGTAAGGTGGTAAGTAGACTCCAAAAATGCTCCAATGCTTATCCAAGAAAGTAATGCATCCACAGTTTGTTACAGCAAAGTGCTGCTGAGTGGTTGTGGCTTTCTCTACCTTTTACATGTCTaccaataaagttgaatctattAAGCCCCTAAGGTCCATCAAGCTTTGCTGTGAAAGATAATACAGCGAAGGGCAGAGAATAAACAAGACAGGattatgaaacatttaaacagtttaaatccTGTGCATGGTGCACCTGTAGATAAGAATACATCTCcatggtaaaataataataatcctaaAATGATTTAATAGTTTAGCCTTTTCTGCTACTTACATCCAAAAACTCAAAAGTGAACAGCAGGCAAGCATCTCAGGATAAACAGTGTGATAAAGGAGGTTGGGCTCAGTCACCAAAGTCTGGGATGTCGTCATAGGAGTAACCCCGGTAACCTTTGGCAGCAAAATAGGCGATTCTCAAATGGTAAAACCCAGGAAGGAAAACAAGTAGCCCTATGATGATGACAGGAATGGTGCGATCTGGatgctaaaaacaaagaagaaccTGTAATGAGGATTTATAAGACAACATTTTTTATCTGTTGTTTGTCAGACCCCCTATTCTGGCACTAATACGCGTTTTTACCATGTGCAAACAAACATCGTGCACAGAAATCCAGTACTTGGTAATGAGATGGTGGAGAAAGCATCACAGAGTTCACAATGCACCCGGCAACATACTTATCTCCACATCGTCTGCCACAACGATGTAAACATCCTCTGACTGTAGGGAAAAGGCGTGCACAAAGCACAGCCGACATGATAACTTCGTCTGTCTGAAATTTTCTTTCATGTAAATCATTTCACATACAAGGCAGCTAACCACCAGGGGACACCGACAGCCTCTGCTGACACAGTTTCATTTCACCACCAGATGGCAGGCTTGTGCACTGCTCAGTCTCACTGGTTTTTAAATGAGATACTGCAGCATGAGCCAGGTTTGAAACTTTCTCTCATGTACATGCTCTACATGATGTACAATACTCAAAGGCACTTAAATATGtgtttcactttatttgtttgtttgttttttccatacCTGAATATAAGAATTGAATTGCTTCAAAAACTGGCCTTTTATTTTATGGTATGTAATTGTTTAGTTTAACTGTTGATTGTGATCAGAATATCTGTTCACAATTTGCTGAAGACAACGTTAAGCCATGAGAAGCACTGGCAttcaacacgcacacacacagaacagctccaacaaaaaactaatttaaccaCATGTTCAACTTTCAACTCAAAACTTCTGCCTTCAGCCCATTCCTCCATTATCCATTGCTTGACCCTTGTGTAATTTGTGATATTAGATACACTATTTGAACTCACGTGGGCAAGTACAAAACTCAAATACTTTAAGGCGGCCTTCATGTCAGATCACATTTTCTACAAATGCAATCTGCTGACTGGAAAAATCATTCACATTAACCTCCTACTGATAATCACAAATATGTGCAGGCGCTGTTATCTCCCACATGGAGTCATGAATTTTGGAAGCTGAAGTCACAGCAGGGGATCCACTAATGTTGGCACTCTAAGGTATACAATACAAGAATCATTAGttaaattcaaacacacacaaagcatcaTGGGCCAGGAATAGCAAAAGTGCAGCAGAAACTGGCGACAGGGCAAGAAAATGTCAGAATGAATGTTCAATTACAGCTAATTAAAGACAAGATTAACTGCAGCATAAGTATTTTAATTACTGCTTGAGATATAATTTTGGAAGTTGATTTGGCTCTCTAAACAAGTGTCAAAAGCAGGCTTGGGCATCAAACCACAATCCTTTTTTGGTACtggctgaaatgtttttatagcaCAGACTATCAAAAATTGCCAAGTACTGAAAGCTGGCACTGGATGTATGGTAGGATTCACTGCCTTGTTTACTTATTCTTTCATCCGATAATTTGTGGTTTGAATCTGAATGTTGCCAACTATTACACTCTTGTATGGCTGATTATGTTTAGACAATGTTCAACATTTGATGAGCAGTGCCAATCTTTCTATCTAACCTAACGCTTGGAAAGAAAGCGATTGTTTCCCCCACAACAACTGCTTTAACATCAAGATGCAGCTTCAGACTTCCTGAATCAAACTGCCACCAGAGGTGTTTGGAGACACATGacaaaagcagaaagacaaagcTTTGAGTGCTTATAGGagcaacataaacagaaatatgtTTTCCAAACAGGAATTTCACTGATGACAGACAGGAGGTAGGCAGCTTAGACAGAAGCATTTACTGCTAAGAATACAAGTCTCCTGCAAATCCATTTGTGATGATCACAAATGGATTTTCAGGAGACTTGTATTCTGGGAAAGAGTCTGACAGGGTATTTACCAAACATTATGGGAGGAAGTGACATGCTTAACAATGAGCTTTTTGCCAACGCAACAAGAGACTGAATTTCAATTTATATACTGGGGAAACATTTCACACAGTCGTTCCATTTCAGATCTAGATACAAATGTGTGGGTGGCCGTTTCAACTGATTTTATTACCTGAACTGACCAAACTCACCTCAACCTTTATGGTTTCTGATAGAAGAAGGGCCCCGAAGATTATCAGTAAGGAGCCAatcagaaacaggaatattgcTAGTGCAATCGCCTTGTAGGGGACCTTTGGTGGACTTTTCTTGAACTGGAAAGTATCCACAAaatataacagttttttttaagttctctTTACTATGGTTTATGATTGAACACTGTAATGATTAAAACTGTTCAATAATAgtcatttaactttaattaatcaAGTTGTAGTAAATGGT from the Channa argus isolate prfri chromosome 18, Channa argus male v1.0, whole genome shotgun sequence genome contains:
- the tmem230a gene encoding transmembrane protein 230a, producing the protein MKAARSNILGAGISNNKVKYSRVAADDDGYIDLQFKKSPPKVPYKAIALAIFLFLIGSLLIIFGALLLSETIKVEHPDRTIPVIIIGLLVFLPGFYHLRIAYFAAKGYRGYSYDDIPDFGD